Within Haematobia irritans isolate KBUSLIRL chromosome 2, ASM5000362v1, whole genome shotgun sequence, the genomic segment aacaattaaaatacaaTGTACCCTACTAAGAATTTTAATATTCCTCTCGACTTAATATCCACTATCTATGTTAGTATCGTCAATTATCTATCTCTCATGGGCAACTCCCCAATCTTCGGGAAAATTGGTTTGCTATTTCATTTTGTATGTTTGGCCAAACCCATTGATTATTCCGATTATACAAAAATGCGGAAGTCTTTTCtgacaaaacaaaagaaaatcatcttcttaTCGTTGTGCCCGGCAGAAGTGACCACAAGTAACgacaagttgtaaaaattattcctGAAAAGCCAGTAACTCGCGAAGCCAAAGAATACTCACACCTCTTTCTTTTAGCATATTCAGGTTTTGGGAAATGGGAATGGCATaggaaaaacacaaaaaaaaatcatcagcaTCTCCTACTCTCAGGTAAATGGCTAAGGAGAATGTTTAAACTTACCAACTTACTATAGTCCAGAGAACCAGTCTTCCATTATAGATGTTATGTAATCAATGAAGAGGATGATTGTCTTTCACTCATTCAGCATTGGAAGTTAAACTGATGTGGTTTAGAAAAGGCTTGGAGAATTCTAAATGCCCTTCTCTTAATTGAAAATAaacccaataaaaaaattaattaaaatctaaagaaaattcaattaaaaaatttattgggtctattcattttttaatgaaacttggAAATACTCGTATTATACACAGAATTAGAACAATGTTTTTGGGTATCAAATTAGCCACGATCACATATACCCTTCTTTTATTTCAGGAACTcgatgatggttaggttaggttaggttatgtggcagcccgatgtatcaggctcacttagactattcagtccattgtgataccacattggtgaacttttctcttatcgctgagtgctgcgcgattccatgttaagctcaatgacaagggacctcctttttatagccgagtccgaacggcgttccacattgcagtgaaaccacttagagaagctttgaaaccctcagaaatgtcaccagcattactgaggtgggataatccaccgctggaaaacttttttgttgttcggtcgaagcaggaatcgaacccacgaccttgtgtatgcaaggcgggcatgctaaccattgcaccacggtggctcccatcagtCCAAGTTGGTGATCATTTCAAATCAATGGGTACTTCCCGATTCTTTGTTTGGATCaacgataagggacctccttttttatagccgaatccgtcaCAGCGTTTCTTTCATTACTAAAAGGTGATAATTCACCGGTGAAAAAGTTTTTAGTGCTCGGTCCACGCAGGGATTTAACCCATGGCCATTTGCGTGGAAGgccggcatgctaaccattgcactatggTGTCTCccagccacggttgccactcgggccaaaaataaactaccaaaatttgaagaaaatattaccaaaaatctaacaatcttaatttgaagttttgcatctatagaaaattttgtcaattttttttatttctatagaaaatgtttgcaaaattttatttctatagaaaatttttgcaaaattttacttctatagaaaattttctcaaaattttacttctatagaaaattttgtcgaaattttatttttatagaaaattttctaaaaattttatttctatagaaaattttgtcaaaattttatttctacagaaaattttgtcaacattttatttctatggaaaatcttgtcaaaattttaattctatggaaaattttgtcaaaatttcaattctgcagaaaattttgtcaaaattttatttctatagaaaattttgtcaaaattttatttctatagaaaatcttgtcaaaattttaattctatggaaaattttgtcaaaatttcaattctgcagaaaattttgtcaaaattttatttctatagaaaattttgtcaacattttatttctatagaaaattttatcaaaattttatttctatagaaaattttgtcaaaattttatttctatagaaaattttgtcaaaattttaattctatggaaaattttgtcaaaatttcaattctgcagaaaattttgtcaaaattttatttctatagaaaattttgtcaagattttatttctatagaaaattttatcaaaattttatttctatagaacattttgtctaaattttgtttatatagaaaattttgtcaaaattttatttctatagaaaattttgtcaaaattttatttctatagaaaatcttgtcaaaattttaattctatggaaaattttgtcaaaatttcaattctgcagaaaattttgtcaaaattttatttctatagaaaattattttatttctacagaaaatattatcaaaatattatttctatagaaaattttatcaaaatattatttctatagaaaatgttgtcaaaattttaattctatggaaaatcttgtcaaaattttaattctatggaaaatcttgtcaaaattttaattctatggaaaatcttgtcaaaattttaattctatggaaaattttgtaaaaatttcaattctgcagaaaattttgtcaaaattttatttctatagaaaattttgtcaagattttatttctatagaaaattttatcaaaattttatttctatagaaaattttgtctaaattttatttctatagaaaattttgtcaaaattttatttctatagaaaattttgtcaaaattttatttctatagaaaattttgtcaaaattttatttctatagaaaattttgtcaaaattttatttcaatagaaaattttgtccaaattttatttctgaagaaaaaatttctatagaaaattttgtcaaaattttatttctatagaaaattttgtcaaaattttatttctatagaaaagtttgtcaaaattttatttctatagaaaattttgtcaaaattttatttctatagaaaattttgtccaaattttatttctgaagaaaatgttgtcaaaattatatttctgtggtaaatcttctcaaaattttaattctatggaaaatcttctcaaaatttcaattctatagaaaatgttgtcaaaattttatttctaaagaaaattttgccaaattttatttctataggaaattttgtcaaattttatttctataggaaattttgtcaaaattttatttctatagtaaattgtgtcaaaattttatttgacttttagactcaattaaaaaagtggtggattttttttttaatttttaactaaaaatttatttcaaacaatcaattttttcatcaaactaaaaacactaacccccatttCTATAAagatccgttagtgttccgttaactaaccaacctttaaaccgtattatggacgaaacTTTCATCTTGCTTTTATGTcccataggccagttaggaacttaactgacgaaaatttttcagttaaagtttaccttagagaagatatttccaatttactttctgttaactggcagttaaatcctaacggagctacatgaaaatcaatgtaagtcagttaagaaagtaattgaaattagttatatttttcaatgaaaaacatatttgagttttacaatcaacatcaattcaatttttaattgaatcaagtaaaaaattaattgaaatttgcaattaaattaattaattttttaatcaatatttttttaatgtcttaTTAAatatgtgattgatactatcattttcgtgattgaaggcatttcaattaaaaaattaattggatcaattaatttcgtgattgaatcataaaaaaaatatttgtgtaaaGATTATTTAGAGATAGATGTGTTTGCCAATTATACTCCAAGCCAGCTCCTAAGTCGAAAAATTATATCACTCAACTCAAAACCACCTCCTCagccttggtgtccgtctgtctatgtttttgttgttcgcaggattccggtcccaATTATTACCCGACGTAATTTGGTAGGGAGTGTTCTTACATCACAAGGACGAATGCCattgaatttgaaaacaatcggatcaaatttagatatagctcccatatatacacagaaaaaaaattcacgaaattttttccaattaaaatcttacttgagttttaaaaaatattcaattaaaaatttaattgtttcaacaaattttttaattgaaacaaaaatcaatcacacaaattaatagtatcaactaattgtttaatttgatcaattaattaattggctgtcaattaattttttaattgatactatcatttctgtgaatgaaaacatttcaattaaaaaattaattggatcaagtaatttcatgattgaatcagatttttttttgtatgtatcgctcgatttcgaTTGCCCTTCTTTACCAATCGATCGgcgttaaatttggcacaaagtaatttATTTTGCCACTTTTTAAGGGTACgatatcggtgcagatttagatatagcccccatatataggtatcgctcgattttcccaaatttggccacaaaacctataTTTATTAACCGACCTTACTCAAAGCTACTACTCTACCTATTGTACCAAGTAACATATATCTCCAAAGattcatcgaaattggttcaaatttagatatagctgccatatatatgtaccgcccgattttcccaaatttggtcataaaatcCTTtagttattaaccgatcttactcaaatttagcacaaagtcgTCATTTATAATATCAACCaagcctgcaaaatatcattcaaaacggttcagatttagatatagctcccatatatatgtttcgctcgattttcaaaaatttcgccctaataatcttatttttgacaataataCCTGATTTACTGACCGATAATGTCCTGATTTATTGACCGATCttactgaaatttagcacaaggtaatttTTTCTAATATCAACTAAACTtgcaaaaaatcgaaatcggtttcgGATTTCAGTCGGGTcggccgactttctactttaattagttttttttttccgtgcgtgtctcaaagggaatgacaaaatGTTAATACCCACACATCCGACACAGTGGaagtgtaaaaaaataattcaagaaTACATAGCCACAGGGAACAGGTCTTCTTTGTTAATCTAACAAAATGAGCTGCAATACCAACGCCACCTCTGCCATTATTGCTTCATGGCTTGCTGAAGATGAAACCAGAAATCATTACGTAACAAATACCCTGGCAAGAAGGTTCTAAAGGAAAAACCAACGGATAGGCAGTCATTCATTCAAGCATAACTTGTGACTCCAAACCAATTATGTGTAAATTCAACAATCGATTGTTTGTCTTCTCCCTACTCTCAATAGTGGTAGCGTGTAAAACTAAGCCCATCCTAAAGCATGAGGAGTCccaggaaacaaatttgaatttcaatGAATTATTGGCTTTAACATCGCTATTGGCTCCGCAGGACAACTATGACCTACACTATGATCAAAGACAAAAGGGTAGTGAGAATTATCGCATTAAATTGGATGGTTTCTTTGTAGGAATACCACAGGAGGAAAGTTCATCTTTATTATTGCTTACCGATGATATTTTGGAGAGTTTTGGTGAGTATTCCAGATCATTTTATATGCCCTTAATAAGCAAATTTCAAACTCCCTTTTTAGGAGGGGATTTACCTTCAAACCcagataaaaataaacaacaaaggcTAACCGATTAtgatttggaaaatttcaaaaaatccatGAGACCCTATCAATCCTTGGAACCTGAAGCTGGACCAACAACATCTGTGGTAGTTGAAATACCGTCTCCGAGCAAAAATGGTGAGGCCCGTCTTTATGATCAGGATTTTGAAGAATTACCACGAAAACCAACGTCTCgtacaaaatcttatatctCACAATTTGTGAATATTCTAAAGAGAGGTCATAGAAATTGAAAATGGATGGATACCAGAGGGTGCgacattaaaggaaatttatcataaaatttattttctattaatttaaaattaattcatttattttctaaagagagGTCATAGAAATTGAAAATGGATGGATACCAGAGGGTGCgacattaaaggaaatttatcataaaatttattttctattaatttaaatagaaaataaattttaccagGGTGCGACGTTAAAGGATATttatcataaaatttattttctattaatttaaaattaattaatttattttctaaagagagGTCATAGAAATTGAAAAGGGATGGATACCAGAGGGTGCgacattaaaggaaatttatcataaaatttattttctattaatttaaatagaaaataaattttaccagGGTGCGACGTTAAAGGAAATttatcataaaatttattttctattaattttaaattaatgcatttattttctaaagagagGTCATAGAAATTGAAAATGGATGGATACGAGAGGGTGCgacattaaaggaaatttatcataaaatttattttctattaatttaaaattaattcatttattttctaaagagagGTCATAGAAATTGAAAAGGGATGGATACCAGAGGGTGCGACATTAAGGAAATttatcataaaatttattttctattaatttaaatagaaaataaattttaccagGGTGCGACGTTAAAGGAAATttatcataaaatttattttctattaatttaaaattaattaatttattttctaaagagGGGTCATAGAAATTGAAAAGGGATGGATACCAGAGGGTGCGacatttaaggaaatttatcataaaatttattttctattaatttaaaattaattaatttattttctaaatagatttagaaaataaaaatctattttccatatctatttatatctattataaaataaaaattattgtataATTGATACTTGACTTATTGAGGGATTTCTAAAACATCGATATAGATGGTTCCTCTGTGAGTTATTTTCTATATTCTCAAGATGATGTTCAACTTtcataaaaagtgaattttcaacttacgaaattttataatttgtattttatatatatttttgttatatactGGAGACTATTCAAGACTGATATATAAGTTAGAGATAAATATGTGTTGTTTAAAAATTATACTAAGATATTTTAATTTgtccaaattacaaaaaaacataGTTTTCcaccaaataaataatatttcctAATTAAAGTCTGGTTTATTACTTCTTTAACTCTTAACTGCtgctacaaaaatattttgtgacactggaaaaaatatattctcaGAGGACACATAGTAGTATCATTTGAGAAGACGACCTATCTGACacgacaaaaatatattttataccctccaacataaGATGAAGGgtgtaataactttgtcattccgtttgtaacacatcgaaatattgctctaaggccccataaaatatatatatatatatatatatatatatatatatatatatatatatatatatatatatatatatatatatatatatatatatatatattgtggatcgtggtgaaattcaaagtcgatccaagcatgtccgtccgtccgtccgtctgttgaaatcacgctaacttccgaacgaaataagctatcgacttgaaacttggcataagcagttgttactgatgtaggtcggatgttattgcaaatgggctgtatcggaccactttaacgtatagccctcatataaacggaccccagatttggcttgcggaaccatgcaaaaattggtccatatcggttcataattatatatacccagcaaaaactaggtatccacatctcattacaattggcattaccaggagtacagctgtcattacacgttgcattacattgtggtgaattataatgaataacttgtaatgacaaaaataaatacttctcggtaattttcgaattgttattctcaaattattATGCAGTTGGCTgtaatgtaatgtaacggtaattctgaacatttttccgttaagaaatttttatcacaaatatttcataataattgtgcttTAAATTAATGCcattaacatattatgttttaaataaatgcttcaaaaatagatttaaaatgccatttgccttataaaaaagggacttaaaatccatttttagtagatttcgaacctaatgTGAATTGACTAttgcacggttgaaaaagactgtttttcatatgtttggctataaacattatagtttggaacacaaatttttaaacacaatatttttgagtgcaagcatataatgttcataaactcacaaaaaatcgcttctgtaacatatactcccaaacatattttgcttcaagcatatacatttttgggtattgcccaaacatttatatgtttgatctcttccaatatataatatgtttgaaagcatattggtctaaacaatatatgtttgagtagtctaagttccaaacattttgtatttttgcatccaaattcaataatgttgtcttccaaaaaacaatatgttattatgtgaacatataatgtttggaagcattttgcacccaaaaatattatatgcttaaaaaaaattctcccaaacaatattgtgcttaaaattttatttatttatttatatatttacaatcataatgaattatgaaaataaacaggtaatataggtgctaacaacatagattttcgacctgaatgctcaaaattttgtttctgcctaattgtatattcccccacatctttctcacttccacgagattttttagttcttagcacctttttctgtaatacaaacattgtagaagaaattattcaattttatgtttttttttttattttaattttaccttttgccggacggggattcgaacagcggaccacacagtttgtaaggatcaaagaagtagctgatctattgcccaaggaaaaataaagagttaattttgtaataacaagcaacaagcaccaacttaattcaatatcgctccctgttaaatagcgctccaagctactaaacacatatatgtttataggctatttctaaattagtatatgtttgcatccaagcatattatatttacaaacattttatgtcccaaacataatatgttctaacatattaacatatatgtcccaaacatgttatgctagtttatgaacattatatgcttgcacttaaaaatattgtgtttaaaaatttgtgttccaaacatataatgtttatagccaaacatatgaaaaacagtctttttcatccgtgcatatTTTgacccattgtaatcggcgacagaaaccaatattttcgagatttggttgcctgagacaataagtggctattttgcgaattttggtgtatctacgaataagtgattacatattaggtgattatatgctctaAAACCACTACTTTtttcatggccgaaagtatgcctgggggggaagtactttcctcctaggacatgcatatgtaaatgtaatccggagcgatgccaatttataagtggttattaatttttaaaaaggcTTACatgcaagattaccgggtaatgagaggttttgctgggtatgttagccctcttataaaccgatccgcagatttgacctccggagcctcttggaagagcaaaattcatccgatccggtgaaatttggtacgttgtgtaagtacatgcaaaaatttgtccatatcggttcataattatatgcagcccccatataaaccgatcctgacctccggagcatcttggaagagcaaaatttaaccgatccggttgaaaattggtacgtgttAATACTATATggtatataacaaccatgccaaaattggtctatgtcggttcatgattatatatagcccccatataaacctaaacctatttggttttggagcctcttggaggagcacatttcatcagattcagttgaaatttggtatgtggtgttagtatatggtctttaacaaccatgccaaattggttcataattttatatagccccccatataaaccgatctccagatttgaactccggagtctctgcgaggaacaaaattcatccgattcagttgaaatttgatacattgtgctagtatatggccgttaacaaccatgcctaactaggtccatttcggcctacagttatatatagcccttagataaaccgatcccctatcacacaacaattggtccatatcagttcataattgtatatagtccccatataaagcgacccacatacatatttcaattctggctctctaagtgccgcgcaaaagtccatacccagcaaaaaaatggaagttcttctcaaggcacaaatttaaaagaacttcaaaaaatggcctcccaaagatgttctttattttaactgcacaggaagttcatttgagtcaatttttttataacccactttttcatatttttaatgggaaatttatttttgtttcaaataggttaaaaacatattaggtattaataaaatggtacaaattatttaaatatagccgaaaaaatgttaaatccgttctagaaaaattgcgaatttttgaaaatatttgatgacaaacgttccagacaagcgttataatgcgttagaaatcataaaaaattttaaaaattatttatttgtcaaaatatcacaaaaattctcacaccttaagaagtgatgcgatccccatatttgaactccgtagccttttggacaagcaaaattcatccgatctggttgaattttggtatgttgtgttagtatatggtatcgatacataattatatataaccctcatataaacTGGTAACcacatttggttttggagcctcttggaggagaaaatttcatcagattaagttgaaatttggtacaatgtgctaagatatggccgttaacaacgatgcctaactaggtagaccgtctacagttatatatagccctcagataaaccgttcctctatcacacaaaaatttgtccatatcggttcataattgtatgtagcccacatataaagcgacccacatatttcaattctggctctctaagtgccgcgcaaaagtccatacccagcaaaaaaattgaaagttcttctcaaggcacaactttaaaagaacttgccctcccaaagatgttctttatttaaactgcacaggaagttcatttgagtcaatttttttataacccgctttttcatatttttaatgggattttttttttgtttcaaataggttaaaaacatattaggtattaataaattggtacaaattatttaaatttagccgaaaaaatctagaaaaattgcgaatttttgaaaatatttgatgacaaacgttccagacaagcgttaaaaatcataaaaaaaaattaaaaattatttatttgtcaaaatatacaaaaatgcttagttcacATCCAAAGCATTGAATTCACCtcataccttaagaagtgatgcaaattcagtgcagcggctgttgaaatggtggacatccgtcctagcccatgttaaattcatcgcttctgcggcaatttggcaccacttccggttcgtaattatttgtagacttacctatatatataccttttttgtctaatatataccacgtatggactaactttgaatttagaagatgaagttaagaagttttaagataccttgccatcggtagataagattcggcctggtcgaacttacggccgtatatacttgtttgatttctcATCTCGAAAAAAGTTTCACGAACAGGCAGTGAAAAGAGATACAATGTTTTAAAAACTATAAATATGACTAAAAAAAGAAGGCACCTCTAGTGGAGAATAGTGGTGAAACTCAATTAACACCCATGTAAATTCATGCTCTAATAAACTCTCTAACTCttaatctaggttaggttatgtggcagcccgatgtatcaggctcacttagattattcagtgcattgtgataccacagtggtgaacgtctctcttatcactgagtgctgcccgattccatgttaagctcaatgacaagggacctcctttttatagccgagtccgaacggcgttccacattccagtgaaaccacttagagaagctttgaaaccctcagaaatgtcaccagcattactgaggtgggataatccaccactgaaacactttttggtgttcggtcgtagcaggaatcgaacccacgaccttgtgtatgcaaggcgggcatgctaaccattgcaccacggtggctcccaactctTAATTTAAACCACGATAATATAATCACTGATGCTTCGAAGACGGAGCGAAGTTATCTTGAACTTAAGGATTATCACATCAGCTTTAAAGGATAAGTATCTGTCCTATTTTAGCTCAATCCACTTACCTTACAATGTttcgtttaattttattacttacagttaaaaaaataaaaaggtaaattttcattaatcGATATTGGGTTTTATTAATCAGATCATTTGATTAAACGATTAATggcacagtttttttttttaagtaaatttctttaagcaatttaaaaaacaaagtgacaataaattatatttaaggaACCAAATATTCGAGTttacatgaaataaaaaaaaacataagaacACTGGAAAATTTACATTCaagaaaaatcctaaactggttaagttaaaaaataaattacaacaaAATTACTAAagataaaatacaataaataagcGTTATTAttgcaaaactaaaattatttctcaaagCATACGATTTGAGACAGAGAGCAGAGGTAAACATTGTTGTTATAAAACATTTACTaagatattaaaaataataataaattaataattaataataaattaaaataatacaaatcacTAAACAAAGCAAATTTGTTGCATTGTTCGAATCTCCATTAATTAAATATCAATGTTATCAGtgtaagtttataattttcaaattttatatatatatataaataaataaataaattatagccTCATTGAAATCAAATGAATAGTCGATGAGAATACTTTATGAGACTTGtctttggttgaaattgaatTCTGTATTATTGATTAATACCATGTCTAAGGACTAACATAAATTTCAAAATCTCTACACTAAAATTAAGAGCAAAAAAATCTATCATAAATTATAAAcaagtttaataaatattttttttttgttttttgtttagatATTACTATAATAGTATTATTCTAGTTTTTCCGGAGAAGTTGCTAAATTGGAAGATATTTGTGATGATGA encodes:
- the LOC142227249 gene encoding uncharacterized protein LOC142227249, which codes for MCKFNNRLFVFSLLSIVVACKTKPILKHEESQETNLNFNELLALTSLLAPQDNYDLHYDQRQKGSENYRIKLDGFFVGIPQEESSSLLLLTDDILESFGGDLPSNPDKNKQQRLTDYDLENFKKSMRPYQSLEPEAGPTTSVVVEIPSPSKNGEARLYDQDFEELPRKPTSRTKSYISQFVNILKRGHRN